A region from the Vibrio sp. SS-MA-C1-2 genome encodes:
- a CDS encoding DUF3466 family protein has product MKKNIFKLSALTVLVAGALPAQAALYKVVEVNPSSSDTSINTYGQGIGPSAISTSCFADGANCGDADDTSVVGQTLSADPGMDLQDTFPFLYDFDYTINSESDFRSVCYTLHDWDSDLCDDWANRKYYGVLDNGNAADSGDFDDGTATIGGYVKYYQAWVNGYQSLGNALLDSDISISPFANGSAVDGNNPTGVAITNSNESILNATNGTYSVGTGSSAYFDSGSVNARAFAKRGFVTDSDGAVISELLPDQAATDGTNITGQSTANTVVNDGTDTYVFGSASVTLFDTTDGDKLDSNDSDRGINIQDGSNLSYCLGATTGSVYAYQACQYLGFANQAAGWKIAGSSNTLTPFFIADNWGTNGSITGNRDEASPQAAILGANTSLNLVGYSTYDWDDLDGDDGDRFRAFATYYTYSGDGSTDSWSSTRIPMDVESDGDLKYNFSVANDINEDNVIVGSAQYYLRESRAIPEVSYIYKAEDSSVTYFNNIDSSIFFDGSSSVAKAINNRDQVVGWVDVDTNAEVDGKSRRQRGYILRADSLYNIDDGDSSAFGDKKVYMLDDLTNGTGAESDANDFRIAQATDINDAGVISASALKCEGGYSDTYSDSTCSTTETVVAVKLIPISDSGNRDIEPRGKSPQTTERSGASLGWLGLISLMGLFGFRRRIK; this is encoded by the coding sequence ATGAAAAAAAATATTTTTAAACTTTCTGCATTAACAGTTTTAGTGGCTGGGGCTTTACCTGCTCAGGCTGCACTTTATAAAGTTGTGGAGGTTAATCCTTCTTCGAGTGACACGAGTATCAATACATATGGTCAAGGAATTGGTCCCTCTGCTATTTCTACTAGCTGTTTTGCCGATGGTGCAAATTGTGGCGACGCTGATGATACATCAGTTGTTGGTCAAACTCTATCCGCAGACCCAGGAATGGATTTACAAGATACTTTCCCATTCCTTTATGATTTTGATTACACAATCAATAGTGAATCTGACTTCCGAAGCGTTTGTTATACCTTACATGATTGGGATAGTGACCTTTGTGATGATTGGGCAAATCGTAAATATTATGGTGTTTTAGATAACGGTAATGCAGCTGACTCTGGTGATTTTGATGATGGAACAGCAACCATTGGTGGTTATGTTAAATATTATCAAGCTTGGGTTAATGGGTACCAATCTCTTGGTAATGCCTTATTAGATAGTGATATATCAATTTCTCCTTTTGCAAATGGTAGTGCAGTCGATGGCAATAATCCAACTGGTGTAGCAATTACTAACTCTAATGAGTCAATTTTGAATGCTACAAATGGAACCTATTCGGTTGGTACAGGTAGCTCGGCTTATTTTGACTCTGGAAGCGTTAATGCAAGAGCATTTGCTAAACGTGGTTTTGTGACTGATTCTGACGGTGCTGTTATTTCAGAATTGTTACCTGATCAAGCGGCAACTGATGGAACAAATATCACTGGTCAATCAACCGCAAATACAGTCGTAAATGATGGTACTGACACTTATGTATTCGGCTCTGCATCAGTTACACTTTTTGATACTACTGATGGTGATAAGTTAGATAGTAATGATTCGGATCGAGGTATAAATATCCAAGATGGTAGTAATTTATCTTACTGTTTAGGGGCAACCACTGGTTCGGTATATGCTTATCAAGCTTGTCAATATTTAGGGTTTGCGAACCAAGCTGCGGGTTGGAAAATTGCTGGTTCATCTAATACTTTAACGCCTTTCTTTATTGCAGATAATTGGGGGACGAATGGCTCTATTACAGGTAATAGAGATGAAGCTTCCCCACAAGCTGCAATATTAGGTGCAAATACAAGTTTAAATCTTGTTGGTTATTCCACTTATGACTGGGATGACTTAGATGGTGACGATGGCGATCGTTTCCGTGCATTCGCAACGTATTACACTTACTCTGGAGATGGAAGTACTGACTCTTGGAGCTCAACACGAATTCCAATGGATGTTGAATCTGATGGTGATCTAAAATATAACTTCTCTGTCGCTAATGATATTAATGAAGATAACGTGATTGTTGGTAGTGCACAATATTATTTAAGAGAATCTCGTGCGATTCCAGAGGTTTCATATATTTATAAAGCAGAAGATAGTAGTGTTACTTACTTTAATAATATAGATTCTTCGATCTTTTTTGATGGTTCTAGTAGTGTAGCAAAAGCGATAAATAATCGTGACCAAGTAGTGGGCTGGGTTGATGTTGACACCAATGCTGAAGTTGATGGCAAGTCACGTCGTCAACGAGGGTACATATTAAGAGCTGATTCCTTATATAATATTGATGATGGTGATAGTTCTGCATTCGGTGATAAGAAAGTCTATATGTTAGATGATCTCACCAATGGTACTGGTGCTGAATCAGATGCAAATGATTTCCGAATTGCTCAAGCTACGGATATCAACGATGCCGGTGTCATTTCTGCTTCAGCACTAAAGTGTGAAGGCGGTTACTCTGATACTTATAGCGATTCAACCTGTAGTACAACAGAAACTGTGGTTGCAGTTAAGTTGATTCCTATTTCTGATTCAGGGAACAGAGATATTGAACCTCGTGGTAAATCACCACAGACAACTGAACGTTCTGGTGCTTCATTGGGTTGGTTAGGTTTGATCTCATTAATGGGTTTATTTGGCTTTAGACGTCGAATTAAATAA
- a CDS encoding glutaredoxin family protein — MKLALYSTDGCHLCEQAYSLIEQAGIASLVEVIDIAFDDELFSRYGVTIPVVAYFPDNQQQTSFTHSQNELGWPFDYPQLIQWLNSHGIINN; from the coding sequence TTGAAACTTGCTTTATACAGCACGGATGGCTGTCACCTTTGTGAGCAAGCATATTCACTCATCGAGCAGGCAGGAATTGCTTCGCTCGTTGAGGTTATTGATATTGCTTTTGATGATGAACTGTTTTCTCGTTACGGCGTCACAATTCCTGTGGTGGCTTACTTCCCTGATAATCAACAGCAAACATCTTTTACTCACTCACAAAATGAACTTGGGTGGCCTTTTGACTATCCGCAACTTATACAATGGTTAAATTCTCATGGCATTATTAACAATTAG
- a CDS encoding ABC transporter ATP-binding protein, producing MALLTISNAQLAYGDHPLLDKAEFILQPGERVCLVGRNGAGKSTLMKVISGDVTLDDGTIQFQQDIKVSRLEQDPPKNAEGTVFDFVAQGLQEVGETLKEYHHLLELITNDPSDKNFNRLARVQDKLDHSDGWQLETRIEQVLGSLQLDGDTKLTELSGGWQRKAALARALACNPDILLLDEPTNHLDVAAIEWLEKFLLDFSGSIVFISHDRAFIQSMATRIIDLDRGNLTSWPGIYTAYLEGKEEALRVEDEQNALFDKRLAQEEAWIREGIKARRTRNEGRVRALKKLRVERSERQNVVGKANMQVDDGARSGKIVFDAENVTYHIEDKKLISNFDFTIMRGDRIALIGPNGCGKSTLLKLMLDQLQPQDGNIHCGTKLEVAYFDQYREKLDPEKTVMDNLAEGKTEVEVGGKKRHVMGYLQDFLFHPKRARVPVKALSGGEKNRLLLAKLFLKTNNLLILDEPTNDLDIETLELLEELLANYKGTLLLVSHDRQFVDNTVTNSWIFEGNGVIDKYVGGYHDAQHQRANVIASRAAYAPKVDTKPKIEEPIKKDPKPVTKKKLSYKHQRELETLPITIDELETLIETLQLQINDPDFFGRPSSETEDVLQKLSTAENDLDIAFERWEELEAMQKDG from the coding sequence ATGGCATTATTAACAATTAGTAACGCGCAACTCGCGTATGGTGACCATCCTTTACTTGATAAAGCTGAATTTATCCTTCAGCCAGGTGAAAGAGTCTGTTTAGTTGGACGAAATGGCGCTGGAAAATCAACCTTAATGAAGGTTATTTCTGGCGATGTCACACTTGATGATGGAACGATTCAATTCCAGCAAGATATTAAAGTTTCTCGTTTAGAACAAGATCCACCCAAAAATGCTGAAGGGACTGTTTTTGATTTTGTCGCTCAAGGTTTGCAAGAAGTCGGTGAAACGCTAAAAGAGTATCACCATTTATTAGAGTTAATTACCAATGATCCTTCAGACAAAAACTTTAATCGTTTAGCTCGAGTACAAGATAAGCTTGATCACTCGGATGGTTGGCAACTTGAAACGAGAATTGAACAGGTTTTAGGTAGCCTTCAATTAGATGGTGATACAAAGCTAACCGAACTATCAGGTGGTTGGCAACGTAAAGCGGCTCTTGCTCGTGCGCTTGCTTGTAACCCTGATATTTTATTACTTGATGAGCCAACCAACCACTTGGATGTTGCTGCGATTGAATGGTTAGAAAAATTCTTACTCGATTTTTCTGGTTCTATCGTCTTTATTTCTCATGACCGTGCGTTTATTCAATCGATGGCAACACGCATTATTGATCTTGACCGTGGTAACTTGACATCTTGGCCAGGTATTTATACCGCTTATCTTGAAGGCAAAGAAGAAGCCTTACGTGTTGAAGATGAGCAGAACGCACTGTTTGATAAGCGTCTAGCTCAAGAAGAAGCGTGGATTCGCGAAGGAATAAAAGCTCGTCGAACGCGTAATGAAGGGCGAGTTCGCGCACTGAAGAAACTGCGAGTTGAACGTTCTGAGCGTCAAAATGTTGTCGGTAAAGCTAATATGCAAGTCGATGATGGCGCGCGTTCAGGAAAAATTGTCTTTGATGCTGAAAATGTGACTTATCACATCGAAGACAAAAAATTGATCAGTAATTTTGATTTTACTATCATGCGTGGTGATCGGATTGCACTTATCGGCCCTAATGGGTGTGGCAAAAGTACATTGCTCAAACTGATGCTTGACCAATTACAACCACAAGATGGTAACATCCATTGTGGAACCAAGCTGGAAGTGGCTTATTTTGACCAATACCGTGAAAAGTTAGATCCAGAAAAAACCGTCATGGATAACTTGGCGGAAGGTAAAACTGAGGTTGAAGTCGGGGGCAAAAAACGTCATGTTATGGGGTACCTACAAGATTTCCTTTTTCACCCGAAGCGTGCGCGTGTTCCAGTAAAAGCATTGTCAGGTGGTGAGAAAAACCGTCTACTTTTAGCTAAACTTTTTCTTAAAACCAATAATTTATTAATTCTTGATGAACCGACCAATGATTTAGATATCGAGACATTGGAACTTTTGGAAGAATTACTTGCCAACTATAAGGGCACTTTACTATTGGTGAGTCACGACCGTCAATTTGTTGATAATACAGTGACTAACAGTTGGATTTTTGAGGGTAATGGTGTTATTGATAAATACGTGGGTGGTTATCATGATGCACAACATCAACGCGCGAATGTGATTGCTTCACGTGCGGCTTATGCACCAAAAGTAGACACTAAACCCAAAATTGAAGAGCCGATTAAAAAAGATCCTAAGCCAGTTACTAAGAAAAAATTAAGCTATAAACATCAACGTGAATTGGAAACATTACCTATAACGATTGATGAGTTAGAGACGTTAATCGAAACGTTACAACTACAGATTAATGACCCAGATTTCTTTGGTCGTCCAAGCAGTGAAACAGAAGATGTTTTACAAAAGTTATCGACGGCTGAAAATGATTTAGATATCGCCTTCGAACGTTGGGAAGAACTAGAAGCGATGCAAAAGGATGGATAA
- a CDS encoding NADH:ubiquinone reductase (Na(+)-transporting) subunit B codes for MSLKNYLEKHEHNFEPGGKYERWFSLYEAVATLLYTPGTVTNKGSHVRDSIDLKRIMIMVWFAVFPAMFWGMYNVGHQSIEALHFTYDSNELQRIVSSNWHYELLSTLGLSLESSSGVLSKIVLGASYFLPIYLTVFIVGGFWEVLFSIVRKHEINEGFFVTSILFALILPATIPLWQAALGISFGVVVAKELFGGTGRNFLNPALAGRAFLYFAYPAQISGDSVWTAADGYSGATALSQWAQGGEGQLVHNVSQKNISWLDSFFGNIPGSIGEVSTVAIFIGGAMIVYMNIASWRIILGVFIGMVITSLIFNVIGSTSNAMFSMPWYWHLTLGGFAFGMFFMATDPVSAAFTDNGKWLYGLLIGFMCVLIRVLNPAYPEGIMLAILFANLFAPLFDYFVVQKNIARRLKKQINFNQSIK; via the coding sequence ATGAGCTTAAAAAATTATTTAGAAAAACATGAGCACAACTTTGAACCTGGTGGAAAATATGAAAGATGGTTTTCACTCTATGAAGCTGTCGCTACTTTACTTTATACACCAGGAACAGTAACTAATAAAGGTTCTCATGTTCGTGATAGTATTGATCTTAAACGAATCATGATCATGGTTTGGTTTGCAGTCTTTCCTGCCATGTTTTGGGGGATGTATAATGTTGGCCATCAATCCATTGAAGCGTTACACTTCACTTATGACTCTAATGAATTACAACGTATTGTTTCTAGTAATTGGCATTATGAGTTGTTATCGACCTTAGGTTTATCACTTGAATCTAGTTCTGGTGTTTTAAGTAAAATAGTACTGGGTGCCAGTTATTTTTTACCTATCTATCTGACTGTTTTTATTGTCGGAGGATTTTGGGAAGTACTCTTTAGTATTGTTCGAAAACATGAAATAAATGAAGGTTTTTTTGTTACTTCCATCCTTTTTGCACTCATACTCCCAGCAACAATTCCTCTGTGGCAAGCAGCTTTGGGCATTAGTTTTGGTGTTGTTGTTGCTAAAGAACTATTTGGTGGGACGGGTAGAAATTTCCTTAACCCAGCACTAGCAGGACGAGCATTTTTGTATTTCGCTTATCCTGCACAAATATCAGGAGATTCAGTTTGGACCGCCGCCGATGGGTACTCCGGTGCTACAGCATTAAGTCAATGGGCTCAAGGTGGGGAAGGTCAACTGGTGCATAATGTATCTCAAAAAAATATTTCATGGCTAGATTCTTTTTTTGGAAATATACCAGGTTCAATTGGTGAAGTGTCAACAGTTGCGATATTCATTGGTGGAGCCATGATTGTTTATATGAATATTGCATCTTGGAGAATTATTTTAGGTGTATTTATTGGTATGGTAATAACTAGTCTGATTTTTAATGTGATAGGTTCAACCAGCAATGCAATGTTTAGCATGCCTTGGTATTGGCATTTAACATTAGGTGGATTTGCGTTTGGAATGTTTTTTATGGCCACAGATCCGGTTTCTGCAGCATTTACTGATAATGGTAAATGGCTATATGGCTTACTGATCGGTTTTATGTGTGTACTCATTCGAGTATTGAACCCAGCATATCCAGAAGGCATTATGCTTGCGATCCTTTTTGCTAATTTATTTGCACCTTTATTTGATTACTTTGTCGTTCAGAAAAATATTGCCCGTAGGTTAAAAAAGCAGATAAATTTCAATCAATCAATTAAGTGA
- a CDS encoding cell division protein ZapC, translating to MLKPNNDWEWYYESECNSLLLDLGNEYVFRVSIPMKNLVPTAKESSSFSVNDAATFQIFNESLKDLDIVDNRGPEVLLNAIAAVRYHKPLMPKSWFFTDSGVDFSPQQGEVVTMCNDLNCGRFLILENSGAASLCICIEASFELSESKTLHFCETIKVMNDRMSQYQQQSHANNYALVG from the coding sequence ATGTTAAAACCAAATAATGATTGGGAATGGTATTATGAGTCAGAGTGCAATTCATTACTGCTAGATCTAGGTAATGAGTATGTGTTTCGTGTCTCGATCCCGATGAAAAACTTGGTGCCGACTGCTAAAGAGTCTAGCTCATTTTCTGTCAATGATGCGGCGACGTTTCAAATATTTAATGAAAGTTTAAAAGATCTAGATATTGTAGATAATCGTGGCCCCGAAGTTTTGTTAAATGCTATCGCAGCGGTTCGATACCACAAGCCCTTAATGCCAAAAAGTTGGTTTTTCACTGACTCTGGTGTTGATTTTTCTCCTCAACAGGGAGAAGTTGTTACTATGTGTAATGATCTTAATTGTGGTCGTTTTCTTATTTTAGAAAACAGCGGTGCAGCAAGTTTATGTATCTGTATTGAAGCTTCTTTTGAGCTCAGTGAAAGTAAGACATTACATTTTTGTGAGACAATCAAAGTAATGAATGATCGTATGTCTCAATATCAGCAACAGTCTCATGCCAATAACTACGCATTAGTTGGTTAA
- a CDS encoding PLP-dependent aminotransferase family protein: protein MIKYIQLVNKIKREIKAEVWNSCDKLPSIRQQAKDCHLSTMTVMHAYRLLESQGWIYSSHRSGYYVSTKALKRHNSDENRPLKEFDNDDIIVNILQASRNKNITSLGYSYPDPSLYPVQQLNKSLTHAIRYMPANSDADNLPPGNLELRRLISQRYSATGLDVCPKDIVITTGALEALKLSLQAVTQAEDWVILEKPTYYGALQTVKSLGLKPLFVNVSSLTGLDLEMLKMYLNQYPVKAVWLMSNMQNPTGLTLSNDVKQEIANLLNLHQVPLIEDDVYSELYFNDQPPLTISYFLNNENRLLCSSFSKTLGAGYRIGWVIAGKHKYKIQKLKLLSSLTTSVPIQLALAHYLQTKDYVTHLRTLRNTLNNRKAILYSLLKELMPSSIHISDHKGGYFIWLTLPRSVSSLDLYHMAFKNNITIAPDCMFINNSFEGGNDELNKDINTAMSIRINSSFAMTQRQKNPLSG from the coding sequence ATGATAAAATATATTCAGTTAGTTAATAAAATTAAACGTGAAATAAAAGCTGAGGTTTGGAATTCATGCGATAAACTGCCATCAATTCGACAACAAGCTAAAGATTGTCATTTAAGTACCATGACAGTGATGCATGCTTATCGCCTACTAGAAAGTCAAGGCTGGATTTATTCTTCTCATCGCTCTGGCTATTATGTTTCAACAAAAGCATTAAAAAGACATAACTCTGATGAAAATAGACCACTAAAAGAGTTTGATAATGACGATATTATTGTTAATATTTTACAAGCATCAAGAAATAAAAACATCACTTCATTAGGGTACTCTTACCCAGATCCTAGTTTATACCCAGTCCAACAATTAAATAAATCCCTAACCCACGCCATTAGATATATGCCTGCTAATAGTGATGCAGATAATTTACCTCCAGGTAACCTTGAATTAAGAAGGTTAATATCTCAACGTTATTCTGCTACTGGTTTAGATGTTTGCCCTAAAGATATTGTGATTACAACTGGTGCTTTAGAAGCATTAAAGTTAAGTTTACAAGCAGTGACGCAAGCTGAAGATTGGGTTATTTTAGAGAAACCAACCTATTACGGCGCATTACAAACGGTAAAAAGTTTGGGCTTGAAACCACTGTTCGTCAATGTCAGTAGTTTAACCGGACTTGATTTAGAAATGCTTAAAATGTATCTAAATCAATATCCAGTCAAAGCAGTTTGGCTTATGTCGAATATGCAAAATCCAACTGGCTTAACATTAAGTAATGACGTTAAGCAAGAGATTGCAAATTTACTCAACTTGCATCAAGTACCACTGATTGAGGATGATGTTTACTCTGAACTTTATTTTAATGATCAACCACCACTAACCATCAGCTATTTTTTAAATAATGAAAATCGATTGTTATGTTCATCATTTTCAAAAACCTTAGGTGCAGGCTACAGAATTGGCTGGGTTATAGCGGGAAAGCATAAATATAAAATTCAAAAATTAAAATTGTTAAGTAGTCTTACAACTAGTGTCCCCATTCAGTTGGCTTTAGCTCATTATTTACAGACCAAAGACTATGTGACTCATTTGCGCACACTCAGAAATACTTTAAATAATAGAAAGGCAATTTTATATTCTCTATTAAAAGAGTTAATGCCGAGCTCCATTCACATAAGTGATCATAAAGGTGGATATTTTATTTGGTTAACATTACCTCGTTCAGTCAGTTCTTTAGATCTCTATCATATGGCGTTTAAAAATAATATAACGATTGCACCTGACTGTATGTTTATCAATAATAGTTTTGAAGGTGGTAATGACGAGTTAAATAAAGATATAAATACCGCGATGAGTATTAGGATAAATAGTTCTTTTGCAATGACTCAAAGACAAAAAAATCCATTGAGTGGATAG
- a CDS encoding DedA family protein: MEAIQHIINELSPLLQQYGYFILALAIAIEGIGIPAPGQSLLIVASLLASQGTMSLTNVLLVSGVSSVVGNTCGYFLGKKFGHFFIRKKWLKPKTLNKIHSFIDKYGLLALILSRFIEGVKQFICLGCGVAQMPFRYFFIGNVLAVSIWLFCFSWAPAYFYGEIGHIINFYHTYQTEFWVAGCSLLAIIILLFALKIRKKNFKS; this comes from the coding sequence ATGGAAGCAATACAACATATAATCAATGAGCTTTCACCACTGCTACAACAATATGGATATTTCATTCTAGCACTCGCTATTGCTATCGAAGGGATCGGGATACCGGCACCCGGACAATCTTTATTAATTGTTGCAAGCCTTTTAGCATCACAAGGAACAATGTCATTAACTAATGTTTTGTTAGTGAGCGGGGTAAGTAGTGTCGTTGGCAATACCTGTGGTTATTTCTTAGGCAAAAAATTTGGTCACTTCTTTATTCGTAAAAAATGGTTAAAGCCAAAGACTTTAAATAAAATTCATTCATTTATTGATAAATATGGTTTACTTGCTCTGATATTAAGCCGATTTATTGAAGGTGTTAAACAGTTTATTTGTTTAGGTTGTGGTGTCGCACAAATGCCATTCAGATACTTTTTTATTGGAAATGTATTGGCGGTTTCAATTTGGTTATTCTGTTTTAGTTGGGCACCTGCTTATTTTTACGGTGAAATTGGTCATATCATCAACTTTTATCATACCTATCAAACAGAGTTTTGGGTTGCTGGCTGTTCTTTGCTTGCAATTATCATCTTGCTTTTTGCATTAAAGATTAGAAAAAAGAACTTTAAATCGTAG
- the rlmKL gene encoding bifunctional 23S rRNA (guanine(2069)-N(7))-methyltransferase RlmK/23S rRNA (guanine(2445)-N(2))-methyltransferase RlmL — MNHYLAICARGLENLLAEELTQLGVESPKLMHAGVKFSADAATAMRCCLWSRTASRFIHILGEFAVRDDLDLYLGATAISWFNYFDSDTKIVVDFNGTNKEIRNSQYGALKVKDAIVDRFNKAGLERPNIDKDSPDLRIHMRLFGEKGILGLDMVGSGLHQRSYRTDAGLAPLRENLAAALVMRSGWKEPQSMLDPMCGSGTLLIEAALMAADVAPGLKRHRWGFEAIKGFDNEQWLEIVSAAKVKARKGIARCETRFWGFDSDSRVLRTAKDNAKRAGVESLITFAVGDAARISRPEGFDAGVILSNPPYGERLGTTPSLIALYSEFGHRLKTEFSGCQASIYSGSDELLSCLRMRAEKQYKINNGALACTLKNYQITGAGAAEKTEAGDANVAPDFANRLKKNITKLDKWAKQQGIDCYRIYDADLPNYNAAVDRYKDYIIIQEYAAPKSVPEDKARRRLMDLMRATMQVTGVDSNHVVMKVREKQKGTNQYNKLSDAERYMEVSEYGVNLEVNLFDYLDTGLFLDHRLTRKKIGELAASRDFLNLFAYTGSATVHAAVGGARTTTTVDMSKTYLSWAERNMKLNGKVGRQHQYIQADCLKWLKEAKQQYDLIFIDPPTFSNSKRMEGTFDIQRDHQYLMKNLKRLLRENGTIVFSNNKRGFKMDLEAIEELGLHAVNISAKTLPQDFARNKQIHNCWIITHKK, encoded by the coding sequence ATGAATCATTATTTAGCTATCTGTGCTCGCGGTCTTGAAAACCTTCTAGCCGAAGAACTTACTCAACTTGGTGTTGAGTCTCCAAAATTAATGCATGCTGGGGTTAAATTCTCCGCTGATGCTGCAACAGCAATGCGTTGTTGTCTCTGGAGTCGAACGGCTTCTCGCTTTATCCATATTTTAGGTGAATTTGCTGTTCGTGATGACCTTGATCTTTATTTAGGTGCAACAGCGATCTCTTGGTTTAACTATTTTGATTCAGACACTAAAATCGTGGTTGATTTTAATGGTACCAATAAAGAAATCCGTAACAGTCAATATGGCGCATTAAAAGTAAAAGATGCCATTGTTGATCGTTTCAATAAAGCGGGTTTAGAACGTCCAAACATTGATAAAGACTCTCCGGATCTTCGTATTCACATGCGTTTATTTGGTGAAAAAGGTATTTTAGGTTTAGACATGGTCGGCAGTGGTCTACATCAACGTAGCTACCGAACTGATGCTGGTCTTGCTCCTTTACGTGAAAACTTAGCAGCAGCACTGGTTATGCGTAGTGGGTGGAAAGAGCCTCAATCTATGTTAGATCCAATGTGTGGTTCAGGAACCTTATTGATTGAAGCTGCGCTTATGGCGGCGGATGTTGCACCTGGTTTGAAACGTCACCGTTGGGGTTTTGAAGCAATCAAAGGCTTTGATAATGAGCAGTGGTTAGAAATCGTTTCTGCCGCCAAAGTTAAAGCTCGTAAAGGTATTGCTCGTTGTGAAACGCGTTTTTGGGGCTTTGATTCAGATAGCCGTGTTCTAAGAACCGCTAAAGATAATGCCAAACGTGCTGGTGTTGAGAGTTTAATTACTTTTGCTGTTGGAGATGCTGCGCGTATTTCTCGTCCTGAAGGCTTTGATGCCGGCGTTATTTTATCAAACCCGCCCTACGGTGAACGCTTAGGTACAACCCCTTCGCTTATTGCTCTTTACAGTGAGTTTGGTCATCGACTTAAAACTGAATTCAGTGGTTGCCAAGCTTCAATCTATTCAGGTTCAGATGAATTATTAAGCTGTTTACGCATGCGTGCAGAAAAACAGTACAAAATTAATAATGGTGCCTTAGCTTGTACGCTAAAGAACTACCAAATTACAGGTGCTGGCGCGGCAGAGAAAACAGAAGCCGGTGATGCAAATGTTGCTCCTGATTTTGCAAACCGCCTTAAAAAGAACATAACTAAGTTAGATAAGTGGGCAAAACAGCAAGGTATCGATTGTTACCGTATTTATGATGCAGATTTACCAAATTATAATGCGGCGGTTGATCGTTACAAAGATTATATTATTATTCAAGAATATGCTGCACCTAAGTCTGTGCCTGAAGATAAAGCGCGTCGTCGTTTAATGGATCTGATGCGTGCAACGATGCAAGTTACCGGTGTTGATAGCAACCATGTTGTTATGAAGGTACGTGAAAAACAAAAAGGCACGAATCAGTATAACAAACTGAGTGATGCAGAAAGATACATGGAAGTTAGCGAATATGGCGTTAACCTAGAAGTGAATCTTTTTGATTATCTTGATACGGGTTTATTTCTTGATCACCGCTTAACACGTAAAAAAATAGGCGAGTTAGCGGCAAGTCGTGATTTCTTGAATTTATTTGCTTATACCGGTTCTGCAACAGTGCATGCTGCGGTGGGTGGCGCACGAACGACAACAACGGTTGATATGTCAAAAACGTATCTATCTTGGGCTGAAAGAAACATGAAGCTCAATGGGAAAGTAGGGCGTCAGCATCAGTATATCCAAGCAGATTGTTTGAAATGGCTAAAAGAAGCGAAACAACAATACGACTTAATATTTATCGATCCGCCGACATTCTCTAACTCAAAGAGAATGGAAGGGACTTTTGATATCCAACGCGACCACCAGTACTTAATGAAGAATCTAAAACGTCTTCTTCGTGAAAATGGCACTATCGTTTTCTCGAATAATAAGCGTGGTTTTAAAATGGATTTAGAGGCGATTGAAGAATTAGGTTTACATGCTGTGAATATTTCAGCTAAAACCTTACCACAAGATTTTGCTCGTAATAAACAAATCCATAACTGTTGGATTATTACTCATAAAAAATAG